A genome region from Myripristis murdjan chromosome 16, fMyrMur1.1, whole genome shotgun sequence includes the following:
- the nrsn1 gene encoding neurensin-1, producing MTSCSEICGSEYVEQAQASGNCQQYGVRSYLHQFYEECTASIWERDEDFQIQRSPSRWSSLLWKVCLAFGTLILLAGLIVLLVGYATPARIEAFGEDDLLFVDSHAVTFNRALDVCKLTGAVLFCVGGTSMAVGFLLSAFAKNYSKEELYLQQKFKERLADLHATVGNPITRAPTPGEGKVPVTLSKVQNIQPVTTKSET from the exons ATGACTTCTTGCTCAGAGATCTGTGGGTCAGAGTATGTTGAGCAAGCCCAGGCCAGCGGGAACTGCCAGCAGTACGGAGTCCGCTCCTATCTCCACCAGTTTTATGAGGAGTGCACTGCTTCCATCTGGGAACGTGATGAAGATTTTCAGATTCAGAGATCGCCTAGTCGGTGGAGCTCTTTACTCTGGAAG GTCTGTCTCGCGTTCGGTACCCTGATCTTGTTGGCGGGCCTCATTGTCCTCCTGGTGGGCTACGCCACCCCTGCCAGGATTGAGGCTTTTGGCGAGGATGATCTCCTCTTTGTCGACAG CCATGCCGTCACTTTCAACCGTGCACTGGATGTTTGCAAACTGACGGGTGCCGTGCTGTTCTGTGTGGGAGGCACCTCCATGGCCGTGGGATTCCTGCTGTCTGCCTTTGCCAAGAACTACTCCAAAGAGGAGCTGTACCTGCAGCAGAAGTTTAAGGAGAGGCTGGCTGATCTGCACGCAACAGTTG GTAACCCCATCACGAGAGCACCAACCCCCGGAGAGGGAAAGGTGCCGGTCACGCTCTCCAAAGTCCAGAACATCCAGCCAGTGACCACGAAGTCGGAGACCTGA